The following coding sequences lie in one Ignavibacteria bacterium genomic window:
- a CDS encoding helix-turn-helix transcriptional regulator, whose product MHFKKISDLFEYQGVPAPENPLLGLVQFNEASEAMKNKEVSYDFYTICFKKIESGEFWYGKTKYDSDKGLMYFLKPGQVLNIYDVEIKEKGFSIYFHEDYLMGHSLFKEIRKYNFFDYEINEALHLSPREKEVMWSLYHKIEAEYHNNPDEFSKPIILSHLDSMLKYAQRFYKRQFIDRKPLSGSTITKFNEYLVGYFETREAAEKGLPTVNQMALQLNLSPKYLSDLLKQETGKTAMELIHLFVISEAKNMIVSGEKSISEIAYQLGFDNPPYFSRLFKKEVGLSPKEYKNQIMN is encoded by the coding sequence ATGCATTTTAAGAAAATAAGCGATCTGTTTGAATATCAGGGGGTTCCGGCACCGGAGAATCCCCTGTTGGGGTTGGTCCAATTTAATGAAGCCAGTGAAGCTATGAAAAATAAGGAAGTTTCATACGACTTTTATACAATCTGTTTTAAGAAGATAGAAAGTGGAGAGTTTTGGTATGGGAAGACAAAGTATGACAGTGATAAAGGGCTGATGTATTTTTTGAAACCAGGACAAGTCCTTAATATATACGATGTAGAAATTAAAGAGAAGGGATTTTCAATTTACTTCCATGAGGATTACTTAATGGGGCATTCTTTATTCAAGGAGATCAGGAAATATAATTTCTTTGATTATGAAATCAATGAAGCCCTTCATCTTTCTCCAAGAGAAAAAGAAGTTATGTGGTCTTTATACCATAAAATTGAAGCCGAGTATCACAACAATCCCGATGAGTTCAGTAAACCCATTATTCTCTCCCATCTTGATTCGATGCTGAAGTATGCTCAGCGCTTTTATAAGCGGCAATTCATAGACAGGAAACCCTTATCAGGTTCAACAATTACAAAATTCAACGAGTATCTTGTCGGTTATTTTGAGACCAGAGAAGCAGCTGAGAAGGGTTTGCCTACGGTTAACCAGATGGCGCTCCAGCTCAATCTTTCTCCAAAATACTTAAGCGACCTCCTAAAGCAGGAAACGGGGAAAACCGCAATGGAGCTTATACATCTTTTTGTGATCTCCGAGGCTAAGAATATGATTGTTTCCGGAGAGAAGAGTATTTCTGAAATTGCATATCAGCTTGGCTTTGATAATCCGCCTTACTTCTCCAGACTGTTTAAGAAAGAGGTAGGCTTAAGTCCAAAAGAATATAAAAACCAGATCATGAATTAA
- a CDS encoding sugar O-acetyltransferase, with translation MDKNKDDIFDRMRSGEAIPFDDPQYSRIFEVVSRTMPLSAKLNAATNVDQIRNIVSEIIGSTLDKSTKIYIPFYTNFGKFIKIGRNVFINHACSFLDLGGITIEDDVLLGPKVNLITESHPVNPAERKALIVKPIVIKRNAWIGAGVTILPGVTVGENSVVAAGALVSKDVPANMVVGGIPAKIIKTVD, from the coding sequence ATGGACAAAAATAAGGATGACATCTTTGATAGAATGAGGTCTGGAGAGGCCATTCCATTTGATGATCCTCAATATTCCAGGATCTTTGAGGTAGTTTCCAGGACAATGCCTTTATCTGCAAAGCTTAATGCGGCGACAAATGTTGATCAGATACGAAATATTGTGAGTGAAATAATTGGTAGTACTCTGGATAAGAGCACTAAAATTTACATCCCATTTTACACCAATTTTGGAAAATTCATAAAGATAGGACGAAATGTATTTATCAATCATGCCTGTAGTTTTTTGGATTTGGGAGGAATAACGATTGAAGATGATGTTCTTTTAGGTCCTAAAGTCAATCTTATTACTGAAAGTCACCCTGTGAATCCTGCTGAGAGAAAGGCTCTTATCGTAAAGCCGATAGTTATTAAAAGGAACGCATGGATTGGAGCTGGTGTTACCATATTGCCAGGTGTAACTGTAGGGGAGAATTCCGTCGTGGCCGCCGGTGCTTTAGTTTCTAAAGATGTCCCGGCCAATATGGTCGTTGGTGGAATCCCTGCTAAGATCATTAAAACAGTTGATTAG
- a CDS encoding NAD(P)-dependent alcohol dehydrogenase, whose translation MSTANNISRRKFMQQSALLGAGILLAGTTNFNARENEGEKMSQNIKSRGYAAKDTSGKLSPWEFERRPVGDNDILIEIKYASICHSDIHQMRGDWGAQQYPQVPGHEIVGVVSAIGKNVTKFKVGDRAGVGCMVDSCMECESCKHGEEQFCDNGKTLFTYGYPDKTSPSGISQGGYSSNIVVRDHFAVHIPENISFQEAAPLLCAGITTYSPLMKAKFKKGDKVGVAGIGGLGHMAIKLAVSMGAEVYAFTTSPDKVKDILKFGAKEAIVVDSPEKFKPYKGKLDYMISTIPVQFDIASYASVVKPNGFFTQVGMPVGFEEKLSNIGLAASRVNYNASLIGGIPETQEVVQYCADNKIHPQIQIIKAEEINDAWAKVMNKEARYRFVIDAATF comes from the coding sequence ATGAGTACAGCAAACAATATCTCGAGAAGAAAATTTATGCAGCAATCTGCACTGCTGGGAGCAGGAATATTGCTGGCTGGAACTACAAATTTTAACGCAAGAGAAAATGAAGGAGAAAAAATGTCACAAAATATTAAATCCAGAGGATACGCAGCAAAAGATACATCCGGGAAATTAAGCCCCTGGGAGTTTGAACGCAGGCCCGTTGGCGATAACGATATTTTAATTGAAATTAAATATGCAAGCATCTGCCATTCCGATATTCATCAGATGAGAGGGGACTGGGGAGCTCAGCAGTATCCTCAGGTTCCGGGTCACGAGATTGTGGGTGTTGTTTCGGCAATTGGTAAAAACGTAACTAAATTTAAGGTGGGCGACAGGGCAGGCGTAGGCTGTATGGTGGACAGCTGTATGGAATGTGAAAGCTGTAAACACGGGGAAGAGCAGTTCTGTGATAATGGTAAGACACTCTTTACATATGGTTATCCTGATAAAACATCTCCTTCCGGCATTAGCCAGGGTGGATATTCAAGTAACATTGTTGTAAGGGATCATTTTGCTGTTCATATTCCGGAAAATATCAGCTTCCAGGAAGCGGCACCACTGCTTTGTGCAGGAATTACCACCTATTCACCTCTTATGAAAGCAAAATTCAAGAAAGGAGATAAAGTAGGTGTTGCCGGCATCGGAGGGTTAGGGCATATGGCCATTAAACTGGCAGTATCCATGGGTGCCGAGGTATACGCTTTTACAACATCTCCGGATAAAGTAAAGGATATTCTTAAATTTGGAGCAAAAGAAGCCATTGTTGTGGACAGTCCGGAAAAGTTTAAGCCGTATAAAGGGAAACTGGACTATATGATTTCTACCATCCCTGTACAATTTGATATAGCTTCCTATGCGTCAGTTGTAAAGCCTAACGGCTTTTTTACACAGGTGGGCATGCCCGTTGGTTTTGAAGAAAAATTAAGCAATATTGGACTTGCCGCTTCGCGTGTTAACTATAATGCCTCCTTAATTGGCGGTATACCGGAAACTCAGGAAGTTGTTCAGTATTGTGCAGATAATAAAATTCATCCGCAGATACAGATTATTAAAGCTGAAGAGATCAATGATGCCTGGGCAAAGGTAATGAATAAAGAAGCCCGCTACAGATTTGTAATTGATGCTGCAACATTTTAA
- a CDS encoding DUF2255 family protein, with amino-acid sequence MAAWPKEELNKIAETDDLHISPFRDDGKTYGTPTWIWSVVVGNDLYVRAYNGQDSSWYKSAMKQKAGRITAAGMTKEVTFESITGPVNDLIDDAYRKKYNGNPYLSPMLNSRARSATVKVKLS; translated from the coding sequence ATGGCTGCATGGCCTAAAGAGGAATTAAATAAGATAGCAGAAACTGATGACCTGCACATTTCACCTTTTCGTGATGATGGAAAGACATATGGTACACCGACCTGGATCTGGTCAGTTGTAGTCGGAAATGATCTTTACGTGAGGGCATACAACGGACAGGACTCTAGTTGGTATAAATCTGCCATGAAGCAGAAGGCAGGCCGCATAACAGCTGCCGGTATGACGAAGGAAGTTACATTCGAGTCTATTACCGGACCTGTAAATGATCTGATAGATGACGCTTACCGTAAGAAATATAATGGAAATCCCTATCTAAGTCCGATGTTAAATTCACGTGCCCGTTCGGCTACAGTGAAGGTCAAACTGTCGTGA
- a CDS encoding cupin domain-containing protein, translated as MEIIKNGSQASVKGPEDWFTGSVRIDPLFQKREATNAAGALVTFEPGARTAWHTHPAGQTLIVISGLGWVQREGGPIEEIYPGDVVWFTPGEKHWHGASPDKAMSHIAIQEEKNGKAVDWMEKVSDEQYRSLSKERRTHNGCMA; from the coding sequence CACAAGCATCAGTAAAAGGACCGGAAGATTGGTTCACAGGGTCTGTTAGAATAGATCCGCTTTTTCAGAAAAGGGAAGCAACCAATGCGGCTGGAGCGCTGGTTACATTTGAACCGGGAGCAAGAACTGCCTGGCATACCCATCCTGCCGGCCAGACACTTATTGTAATATCAGGGCTGGGCTGGGTGCAGCGTGAAGGCGGTCCCATTGAAGAAATCTATCCGGGCGATGTAGTCTGGTTTACACCCGGAGAAAAACACTGGCACGGAGCTTCCCCGGATAAAGCAATGAGCCATATTGCTATTCAGGAAGAGAAAAATGGTAAAGCTGTCGACTGGATGGAAAAGGTCAGTGATGAGCAATACCGAAGCCTGAGTAAAGAAAGGAGAACCCACAATGGCTGCATGGCCTAA